One genomic window of Fusarium fujikuroi IMI 58289 draft genome, chromosome FFUJ_chr01 includes the following:
- a CDS encoding probable organic hydroperoxide resistance protein — protein sequence MSLRISQSLRRAALRPNPSTLLRSPIIAHRFQSTQQNKDLPILYSAHAKVVGARKGHVEAESLNVDLTMSKALGGPGDAGKTNPEEMFAAGYGACFQSAMNAVAAKDGITMPTAPEDSIVETTVHLVGDMKKLDMHLRVDMKIMVRGLEKEKIESIVEKTKKICPYSRAIEGNVWTECTVVKLD from the coding sequence atgtctcttcGCATCTCCCAATCTCTCCGCCGCGCAGCCCTGCGCCCCAATCCATCAACCCTCCTCAGATCCCCAATCATCGCCCACCGCTTTCAAAGCACCCAGCAGAACAAAGACCTCCCCATCCTCTACTCCGCCCACGCCAAAGTCGTCGGCGCCCGCAAGGGTCATGTCGAGGCAGAGTCTCTCAACGTCGACCTCACCATGTCCAAAGCCCTCGGCGGCCCCGGCGACGCAGGCAAGACTAACCCGGAGGAGATGTTCGCCGCTGGCTACGGCGCGTGCTTCCAGTCTGCCATGAATGCCGTGGCCGCCAAGGACGGCATCACTATGCCCACTGCGCCTGAGGACAGTATTGTTGAGACGACGGTCCatcttgttggtgatatgaagaagcttgatatGCATCTTCGTGTGGATATGAAGATTATGGTCAGGGgattggagaaggagaagatagAGTCTattgttgagaagacgaagaagatttGTCCGTACAGTAGGGCCATTGAAGGCAACGTCTGGACAGAGTGCACGGTTGTTAAGCTGGATTAA
- a CDS encoding related to hydrophobin has product MQLQFSTILYGLAVLQGAIASPVAEPAVEVEARDIEPRAPSMGDIPWPRMPALRRAKKGSDKNCPAPTNNQGNACSSGTQYCCTTSADGTQTCSNSEVCNAKIICCNNNSGFQMCIGEIDFNAPVTININIYKGGKGGKGGGYKSIKE; this is encoded by the exons ATGCAGCTCCAATTCTCCACCATTCTCTACGGCCTCGCCGTTCTGCAAGGCGCTATTGCTTCGCCTGTCGCTGAGCCggctgttgaggttgaggctcgAGACATTGAGCCTAGAGCACCTTCCATGGGAGACATTCCCTGGCCCAGAATGCCAGCTCTTCGTC GAGCCAAGAAGGGCAGTGACAAGAACTGTCCTGCTCCGACTAACAACCAGGGCAACgcttgttcttctggaaCTCAGTACTGCTGCACCACCAGCGCTGACGGAA CTCAAACCTGCTCCAACTCTGAGGTCTGCAATGCAAAGATCATTTgctgcaacaacaacagcggC TTCCAAATGTGCATTGGTGAAATTGACTTCAATGCGCCCGtgaccatcaacatcaacatctacAAGGGCGGAAAGGGTGGCAAGGGCGGCGGCTACAAGTCCATCAAGGAGTAA
- a CDS encoding related to isoamyl alcohol oxidase, with product MRLLSKVCVPALAVVGSLVTSRHAEDQCRCTIRESCWPSSKTWDSLNSTVNRHLIRYIPPGAVCYKSHPSYSPTACDRVIKQWPESKFHSSDPASLHTEWANASCTPVYKNGTSIYGNVEAGERGCSSGALPAYIINATTVNHVAAALKFAGRHNIRLVIKNTGHAGNGRNLGNSSLSIWTHNLKSIELRQDFNLTCPNAQDAPSPRMAATVGAGVQDGEMFEFLAAQNALAVGGTSNDVGVAGWATGGGHGFATGKYGQGADNILEAEIVTPAGNVLIANQCQNQDLFWAIRGGGGGTFGVITKLTVKAYHAPKVVIGGYDIKAKNQTSEDEFYKFIADAHTLFPAIQDAGIHGYYTVTGPPEAEVLTLSGSFMGFGISNKTYDDALEPFRKILAASSSRINWSLTKIPVSTWQGLLKVLPDIGIVSAGYGIRASRLISRQTITEKRQEFADVYKKIGPTKEAPSNGLPNLSISGTLTISPKPVNNSLHPSWRNATVHLITGQSWTDATMDTDVRNIVHDMTFRKLALLKELDLAQGAYLNEANSIEPDWQWSFWGPNYARLRDIKEKYDPKGLLWCPQCVGSEDWVQRHDGRLCRAFNPW from the exons ATGCGTCTCTTGTCGAAGGTCTGCGTTCCCGCGCTTGCGGTGGTCGGGTCATTGGTTACGTCTAGACATGCAGAGGACCAATGTCGATGC ACAATTCGTGAATCTTGTTGGCCCTCTTCAAAAACCTGGGACTCGTTGAACTCTACGGTCAACAGACATCTGATCCGATACATCCCACCAGGTGCTGTTTGTTACAAGTCCCACCCTAGCTACAGTCCTACTGCCTGTGATAGGGTCATTAAACAATGGCCTGAGTCAAAGTTCCACTCTAGCGACCCTGCCAGTCTACACACCGAATGGGCCAACGCTAGCTGCACTCCAGTCTATAAGAACGGAACCAGCATCTACGGCAACGTAGAAGCTGGTGAGCGAGGTTGCTCAAGTGGAGCGCTTCCCGCCTATATTATCAACGCTACTACGGTAAATCATGTTGCTGCAGCATTAAAGTTTGCTGGTAGACATAATATACGATTGGTCATCAAGAACACTGGCCATGCTGGTAACGGAAG GAATTTGGGAAATAGTAGTTTGTC AATCTGGACCCATAACCTGAAGAGTATCGAACTACGTCAAGACTTTAACCTGACTTGCCCCAACGCCCAAGACGCCCCAAGCCCTCGTATGGCAGCCACCGTTGGTGCCGGTGTTCAAGACGGCGAGATGTTTGAATTCTTGGCAGCACAGAACGCGTTGGCGGTTGGCGGTACCAGCAAT GATGTGGGAGTTGCCGGCTGGGCCACTGGAGGCGGCCACGGGTTTGCAACAGGAAAATATGGTCAGGGGGCGGATAACATCCTCGAGGCAGAGATTGTCACACCAGCAGGCAACGTCCTAATTGCCAACCAGTGTCAGAACCAGGATCTCTTTTGGGCTATtcgcggcggcggcggaggcACATTTGGTGTCATTACAAAGCTGACCGTCAAGGCCTATCACGCGCCGAAAGTGGTCATAGGAGGCTATGAcatcaaagccaagaacCAGACCTCGGAAGACGAGTTCTACAAGTTCATTGCAGATGCCCATACGCTCTTTCCTGCGATTCAAGACGCTGGTATCCATGGTTATTATACCGTGACAGGTCCTCCTGAAGCTGAGGTGTTGACTTTAAGTGGATCTTTCATGGGATTTGGCATTTCTAACAAGACCTATGACGATGCTCTTGAGCCATTCAGAAAAATTCTTGCAGCATCCAGCAGTAGGATTAATTGGTCTTTGACAAAGATCCCAGTTAGCACTTGGCAGGGTCTGCTCAAGGTGTTGCCCGACATTGGGATAGTCAGCGCAGGCTACGGCATCAGGGCCTCTCGATTGATCTCACGTCAGACAATCACagaaaagagacaagagttTGCAGATGTATACAAGAAGATCGGCCCTACTAAGGAGGCACCATCG AATGGCTTGCCTAACCTCTCTATATCCGGCACCCTCACCATTAGCCCCAAGCCTGTCAACAACTCTTTACATCCTTCCTGGCGAAATGCGACCGTCCATCTGATCACAGGCCAAAGCTGGACTGACGCTACAATGGACACTGACGTCAGAAATATTGTTCATGATATGACATTTAGAAAACTCGCATTGCTGAAGGAACTGGATCTTGCGCAAGGCGCCTACTTGAATGAG GCAAACTCGATCGAACCTGACTGGCAGTGGTCTTTCTGGGGACCAAACTACGCACGACTTCGtgatatcaaggagaagtatGATCCTAAAGGCCTCCTGTGGTGTCCTCAGTGTGTTGGTAGTGAGGACTGGGTCCAGCGACATGATGGTAGACTTTGCCGAGCGTTTAACCCTTGGTAA
- a CDS encoding related to transcription activator protein acu-15, with translation MRANTRQHSQGSQVSDGSDLPSKEVGDKLIEAYYARVHPKHPFLPRKRVLSLHEARLELVPAHKAVRSEVMWSRCDYATLQLVYAIGARYLQLSNDDDHYSSPKRHYACAMADADSIFATGSLESLEAMLLLTIYQLRSPTGPGVWWMIEITMRYCIDNGLHRQATNIPPTLDERRKRIFWTTYMLERSIARTMGRPHSISDRDIDVPLPANIDDELGTDEAILAAISESKQHPSQITTLTPAIHIFRLQLIDSKISYTYHKAIILLNLPFLPTLTPQSPTFHEVVHSAGQVCSLSKRLHDQQTYISFSMLSLHANFVAGLVMVYCFCLDSSIFSPKFSSSVRACSTMLYIISERWPRAVKARNAFDRLVASTIESDHDASNTILTFEDNLQVSRDDFQPGLVADEPGQLEVWSNFESILGDHHIDLGTWMHDSIFDTMGTFQSMDWTE, from the exons ATGCGTGCCAACACAAGGCAGCACTCTCAGGGCAGCCAAGTGTCTGACGGCTCAGACCTTCCCAGCAAGGAAGTCGGCGACAAGCTCATTGAGGCCTACTATGCAAGGGTGCACCCAAAGCATCCCTTCCTGCCTCGGAAAAGAGTCCTGTCGCTACACGAGGCTAGACTTGAGCTCGTACCAGCGCATAAGGCTGTGCGTTCCGAAGTTATGTGGAGCAGATGCGACTATGCAACCTTGCAACTAGTATATGCCATTGGAGCACGTTACTTGCAGCTGAGCAACGATGATGATCATTATTCGTCTCCAAAG CGACACTATGCCTGCGCGATGGCAGATGCGGACAGTATCTTTGCAACAGGTAGTCTCGAGAGCTTGGAGGCGATGCTTCTGCTCACGATATATCAATTAAGGTCTCCGACAGGTCCTGGGGTCTG GTGGATGATCGAGATAACAATGCGGTATTGTATCGATAATGGCCTCCATCGACAAGCCACCAACATCCCTCCAACTCTCGATGAGAGACGGAAACGGATCTTCTGGACGACATACATGTTGGAGAGATCAATCGCGCGGACCATGGGTCGACCTCACTCTATTTCCGATAGAGATATTGACGTCCCGCTCCCAGCCAACATCGACGATGAGCTGGGCACTGACGAAGCCATCCTTGCAGCAATTTCTGAGTCGAAACAACATCCTTCTCAGATCACCACACTCACGCCAGCTATTCATATCTTTCGGCTGCAACTGATCGATTCCAAGATTTCATATACG TACCATAAAGCCATCATACTCCTAAACCTGCCCTTCTTACCCACCCTCACGCCACAAAGCCCGACCTTCCACGAGGTCGTCCACTCCGCCGGACAGGTCTGCTCCCTTTCAAAACGCCTTCACGACCAGCAGACTTACATCTCTTTTTCTATGCTCTCGCTACATGCCAACTTCGTCGCCGGGTTGGTAATGGTTTACTGTTTCTGCCTCGATTCGTCAATCTTTAGTCCCAAGTTCAGCAGCAGCGTTCGAGCGTGTAGCACGATGCTGTACATCATCTCCGAGCGATGGCCGAGAGCGGTTAAGGCTCGAAACGCATTTGATAGGCTCGTCGCTTCTACGATAGAAAGTGACCACGATGCAAGCAACACTATTTTGACATTTGAAGATAATTTACAGGTCTCGCGGGATGACTTTCAGCCTGGCCTTGTGGCAGATGAGCCGGGACAGCTAGAGGTTTGGAGTAACTTCGAGTCGATACTTGGAGATCATCACATTGATCTGGGAACTTGGATGCATGATAGTATCTTTGACACGATGGGCACGTTTCAGTCGATGGATTGGACGGAGTAG
- a CDS encoding related to sugar transporter → MSFFGLRGRKLQMAQIWAVILPCYLLFGYNNSIAGGFLSLPSWVETFPALDTVHTKGAIKDHNSTLQGTVVAMYTLGCLFGCLSCIWLGDKLGRKKTIIFGALVNTIGAALQASSYSLPQLIIGRLVSGYGFGHITATAPNWQAECSGAAHRGAAVMLEGLFISLGLAIGGWTNLGMSFHHGSVTFRFPVALSGVFSIIIMLTTPLLPESPRWLTKKGRLDRAREVLADLTDTDANSVQVREAIREIETSLALAGEAKLKDIFTNGPLRLLHRMCLACAAQCFQQMSGINALAFYQAKIFEDYLGQTPRAAKIIAASVFTWQTICSPIGVLTVDRFGRRKLMMVSSLGMGVCMAVVAGGSSQPGNTASVGVAAAFIFLFSLFFPTGFLGLTFLYAAEISPLSHRVPITAMSTVLATAWLFNFVVAEITPIGLATLKYRYYIIYAAINICLTFPSVFFFFPETSGLHLEEVDAIFLDSSNIFETVSIARYSRSANHRSNIDNGREEKQEVAQIEKGSPAP, encoded by the exons ATGAGTTTCTTTGGACTTCGAGGGAGGAAACTCCAGATGGCCCAGATCTGGGCGGTCATTCTGCCGTGTTATCTCTT ATTTGGTTATAACAACTCTATCGCTGGAGGCTTTCTCAGTCTTCCGTCGTGGGTCGAAACCTTTCCTGCTCTCGACACCGTGCACACCAAAGGGGCTATCAAAGACCATAACTCGACCCTCCAA GGAACAGTCGTGGCCATGTACACCCTGGGCTGTCTCTTCGGCTGTCTCAGCTGCATCTGGCTAGGCGACAAGCTCGGCCGGAAGAAGACCATCATTTTCGGCGCCTTGGTCAACACAATAGGCGCAGCTCTCCAAGCCTCCTCCTACTCGCTGCCGCAACTCATAATCGGGCGACTGGTTTCTGGATACGGTTTCGGTCACATTACAGCTACAGCTCCCAACTGGCAGGCAGAGTGTTCTGGCGCTGCCCATCGCGGTGCAGCGGTGATGCTCGAAGGCTTGTTCATCTCCCTTGGCCTGGCCATCGGAGGCTGGACGAATCTGGGCATGTCCTTCCATCACGGCTCTGTCACTTTCCGATTCCCAGTGGCCCTATCCGGGGTgttttccatcatcattatgCTTACTACACCGTTGCTCCCGGAATCACCACGCTGGCTGACCAAGAAGGGCCGGCTCGACCGCGCAAGAGAAGTTCTAGCCGATTTGACAGACACGGACGCAAATTCCGTTCAGGTGCGAGAGGCAATCCGCGAAATCGAGACATCCCTGGCCCTCGCAGGAgaagccaagctcaaggacatTTTCACCAACGGCCCTCTCCGCCTTTTACACCGCATGTGTCTCGCCTGCGCGGCGCAATGCTTCCAGCAAATGAGCGGCATCAACGCCCTTGCCTTCTACCAAGCCAAGATCTTCGAGGACTATCTTGGTCAAACTCCGAGGGCGGCAAAGATCATCGCTGCTTCGGTCTTTACCTGGCAGACCATCTGCTCGCCCATTGGTGTCTTGACAGTGGACAGGTTCGGGCGTCGCAaactgatgatggtgtcgtcTTTGGGGATGGGTGTTTGTATGGCTGTTGTTGCGGGCGGATCATCGCAGCCGGGGAACACGGCTTCGGTGGGAGTTGCGGCGGCCTTCATATTCCTTTTCTCGCTATTCTTTCCTACTGGGTTTCTTGGACTTACGTTTCTGTATGCTGCTGAGATCTCACCACTCAGTCATCGAGTGCCCATCACCGCCATGTCAACTG TATTGGCCACCGCATGGCTATTCAACTTT GTTGTTGCAGAAATTACTCCCATTGGACTGGCTACTCTTAAGTACAGATACTACATCATCTACGCTGCCATCAACATATGTCTCACTTTCCCCA GcgtattcttcttcttccctgaGACCAGCGGCCTTCACTTGGAAGAGGTCGACGCCATCTTCTTGGACAGTAGCAATATATTTGAAACAGTTTCTATTGCCAGATATAGTCGATCAGCTAATCACAGAAGTAACATTGACAATGGGAGGGAAGAGAAACAGGAAGTGGCTCAAATTGAGAAAGGGTCGCCAGCACCTTAA
- a CDS encoding related to immune-responsive protein 1: protein MATRRLATWSHNLRYSDLPEDVTRAAIRSFYNWVGCTIAGSQHEATTIAHQTMSPFFGPPTASLLGYQGSSRLDAQHAALINGIASHVHDYDDTHLDTIIHPTGPVASALLAVAEWRGGISGKQFITALVAGIEAECKAGLAVWPEHYDVGWHITSTVGSIGAAVAVSKVLELSPAKTTHAIGLAATQVTGLREMFGSHCKSFHVGRAAQNGLVAAVMAEGGYSSSQGALEAKRGWAAVVGANKPNALQSLDRWLSTENEDGLAHDNTGRWEILRNSFKPFPCGIVIHPVIDACTQIHAELTREGHTPAQIESVTAQVHPLVLELTGKKTPKDGLEAKFSVYHSGACGLLLGRVTPLEYEDNVVLDPAVITIRDRITANIDTSIAADSASVTVALKSGEVLTKFVDHAVGSRSNPLSDVKLQEKFIDGCKSVSIRDAEAVSQRCWALDAVDDIRELVKHL, encoded by the exons ATGGCTACTCGACGCCTCGCCACCTGGTCTCACAACCTCCGGTACTCGGACCTTCCGGAAGATGTGACCCGTGCAGCTATTCGAAGCTTTTACAACTGGGTTGGTTGTACCATAGCAGGTAGTCAGCACGAAGCTACAACGATCGCC CACCAAACAATGTCACCCTTCTTCGGCCCACCTACAGCATCTCTCCTTGGATATCAGGGATCTTCACGTTTAGATGCTCAGCATGCGGCGTTGATCAATGGCATAGCATCGCACGTCCATGATTACGACGACACGCACCTCGACACCATTATCCATCCCACTGGACCTGTTGCGAGcgctcttcttgctgttgcCGAGTGGAGAGGCGGTATCTCAGGGAAGCAATTCATCACTGCTCTCGTGGCTGGTATAGAAGCTGAATGTAAGGCTGGACTTGCTGTCTGGCCGGAACACTACGATGTTGGCTG GCACATTACCTCTACCGTCGGTTCGATCGGCGCGGCTGTTGCAGTCTCAAAGGTCTTAGAGCTATCTCCAGCAAAGACTACTCATGCAATCGGTCTCGCAGCTACCCAAGTCACTGGCCTTCGAGAGATGTTCGGTTCACACTGCAAATCATTCCACGTTGGGCGCGCTGCTCAAAACGGCCTTGTAGCTGCTGTCATGGCTGAAGGGGGCTACTCTAGCAGTCAAGGTGCACTGGAGGCGAAACGTGGCTGGGCTGCAGTTGTCGGCGCCAATAAGCCAAACGCGCTTCAAAGCCTAGATCGTTGGCTCAGCACTGAGAATGAGGACGGCTTAGCTCATGATAACACAGGCCGCTGGGAGATTCTGAGGAATAGTTTCAAACCCTTTCCGTGTGGAATTGTCATACACCCTGTCATCGACGCTTGCACACAAATACACGCGGAACTGACGAGAGAGGGACACACCCCAGCGCAGATCGAGTCTGTCACGGCGCAAGTACACCCTCTTGTCCTGGAACTTACCGGGAAGAAAACTCCAAAGGATGGCCTGGAGGCAAAGTTCAGCGTCTACCATAGTGGTGCATGCGGACTCCTCCTTGGCAGAGTCACGCCACTGGAGTACGAAGACAATGTCGTACTCGATCCTGCGGTCATTACTATTCGCGATCGCATTACGGCGAATATCGATACTAGTATTGCAGCAGACTCGGCAAGCGTCACTGTTGCGCTGAAAAGCGGAGAGGTATTGACAAAGTTCGTCGACCATGCTGTTGGCAGTCGCTCAAATCCTCTGAGCGACGTGAAACTGCAGGAGAAGTTCATTGATGGATGCAAGAGCGTTTCAATACGTGACGCTGAAGCAGTGAGCCAACGGTGCTGGGCGCTGGATGCTGTGGATGATATCCGGGAACTTGTAAAGCATCTGTAG
- a CDS encoding putative trichothecene biosynthesis gene → MKCSVLFSLVASWILTASASKHTTSKCRPISGDILFHNQFQLYPSFFRWDDQRCVLYLSSIYNASIAVWDPYSSSMERIISIPGITHSLDKRLSGTIIDPTNNVLSAVVEAASFFLSAGNDVSGDNFVVKVNLNTFATKKINLTAVTKGQYGAFLDIDNGLSGDLYVNGAYPSSLLHIDCEDRVSPFYVREPTTPPRSFGFGGVVRVDDTLIVSDNTNHQLAKFTIHGGHHSPVVIPQTNYHNFSGGSSLSLPHRYGGKVMLMAEDVIAKNTCGVSVFSSKDSWRTANFLGFIESIDRKLEPASAISQTSAHELGDRIYSSVLFYDNKVNPTMAGNRTDFALRDITDSVDSLLRANGFDI, encoded by the exons ATGAAGTGCAGTGTACTTTTCTCATTGGTTGCGTCCTGGATTTTAACAGCCTCTGCTTCGAAGCACACAACTTCGAAGTGCCGTCCGATTTCTGGCGATATCCTATTCCACAATCAATTCCAACTCTATCCGTCCTTCTTTCGATGGGATGATCAGCGCTGCGTTCTGTACCTCAG CTCGATCTACAACGCGAGCATCGCCGTCTGGGATCCCTACAGCTCATCAATGGAGCGGATTATCTCTATCCCTGGAATAACCCACAGCCTAGACAAAAGACTCTCTGGGACTATCATCGACCCCACAAACAATGTCCTGTCTGCCGTCGTAGAGGccgcttctttctttttaagcgCGGGAAACGACGTGAGCGGCGATAACTTTgttgtcaaagtcaatctCAACACTTTTGcaaccaagaagatcaacctAACTGCTGTCACCAAGGGCCAGTACGGGGCTTTTCTTGACATTGATAATGGTCTTTCTGGAGATCTTTATGTCAATGGTGCTTATCCATCCAGTCTTCTTCACATTGACTGCGAGGATAGAGTCTCACCTTTCTACGTCCGCGAGCCAACCACTCCTCCACGCTCTTTTGGGTTCGGAGGAGTGGTTAGAGTCGATGACACTCTGATCGTCAGCGACAATACCAACCATCAGCTCGCCAAGTTCACTATTCACGGTGGCCATCACTCACCAGTTGTTATCCCACAGACAAATTATCACAATTTCTCTGGTGGAAGCTCCCTAAGCCTACCTCACCGTTACGGCGGAAAGGTTATGTTGATGGCAGAAGATGTCATTGCAAAGAATACCTGCGGTGTCTCTGTGTTTAGCTCGAAGGATAGCTGGAGAACTGCCAATTTCTTGGGCTTCATAGAGAGTATTGACAGGAAGTTGGAGCCTGCCTCGGCTATCAGTCAGACTTCTGCGCATGAGCTTGGCGATCGCATTTATTCAAGCGTGCTGTTCTATGACAACAAGGTCAATCCTACGATGGCGGGTAACAGGACTGACTTTGCGCTGCGGGATATCACGGACTCGGTTGACTCCCTGCTTAGGGCAAACGGATTTGATATATAG